The Lactuca sativa cultivar Salinas chromosome 2, Lsat_Salinas_v11, whole genome shotgun sequence genome includes a window with the following:
- the LOC111917345 gene encoding DNA-directed RNA polymerase I subunit RPA12 — protein sequence MGTHIDNIHQSDFMFCEICGTMLSFDSRKYVRCPLCNFKKKTIEIAGKEIKYTVSEEQIRRELGLSSIEVSGERTRSMDYNVRCPKCSNKGVYYHTQQTRSADEGQTMFYNCPNCGYNFTDNT from the exons ATGGGCACTCATATAGATAACATACACCAGAGTGATTTCATGTTCTGTGAGATTTGTGGAACGATGCTTTCCTTCGATTCCAGAAAGTATGTTCGATGCCCACTTTGTAATTTCAAGAAGAAAACCATAG aAATCGCTGGAAAAGAAATAAAATACACAGTGAGCGAAGAG CAAATTAGAAGAGAGCTTGGTTTGTCATCAATCGAGGTGTCTGGTGAAAGAACACGATCAATG GATTATAATGTAAGATGTCCAAAATGCTCCAACAAAGGGGTATACTATCACACACAACAG ACGAGATCTGCTGATGAAGGCCAAACCATGTTTTATAATTGCCCAAACTGTGGATACAATTTCACAGACAATACATGA